A portion of the Macadamia integrifolia cultivar HAES 741 unplaced genomic scaffold, SCU_Mint_v3 scaffold2263, whole genome shotgun sequence genome contains these proteins:
- the LOC122066141 gene encoding uncharacterized protein LOC122066141, producing the protein MVAQHGPDGHTEQAIYYLSKKFIDCETRYTTLEKTCAALVWATRRLRHYMLTYSVFLVSRMDPIKYLFEKPALTGRLACWLLLLAEFDIVYVTQKSIKGSVIVEHLSAHPVVDTRPLNDIFPDEDVVFVEVENEVGSWQMSFDGAANHKGCGAGVLLITPEGLNMPMAYRLDFECTNNMAEYEACLMGLKAAISIGVKRLERDNNRFADALATLASMVDFGPGEQIQPFIIDRRDHPSHQGFVNALTVDGRPWFSHIVDFIKEGKYPADASQGDKRFLRRYATQFILHEDILYKRSFDGVQLECVDEDQAQTILEEVH; encoded by the exons ATGGTGGCTCAGCATGGTCCAGATGGGCATACAGAGCaagcaatttattaccttagtaagaagttcatAGACTGTGAGACAAGGTACACAACCCTGGAGAAGACTTGTGCAGCTTTGGTTTGGGCAACAAGGAGGTTGAGACATTACATGTTGACCTATTCAGTCTTTTTGGTATCcagaatggatcccatcaagtatCTTTTTGAGAAACCAGCGTTGACGGGCAGATTAGCATGTTGGTTATTGCTCTTAGCGGAGTTCGACATTGTGTATGTCACCCAGAAgtccatcaagggtagtgtcatTGTTGAACATCTATCCGCACATCCAGTTGTTGATACAAGGCCTTTGAATGACATATTTCCAGATGAAGATGTAGTTTTTGTTGAGGTTGAAAATGAGGTTGGCAGTTGGCAAATGTCCTTTGATGGAGCCGCCAATCACAAAGGTTGCGGAGCCGGAGTTCTACTTATAACTCCTGAAGGGTTGAACATGCCCATGGCATATAGGTTGGACTTCGAGTGCACCAACAACATGGCCGAGTATGAAGCTTGCCTCATGGGATTGAAAGCAGCCATCTCTATTGGGGTCAAAAGATTGGAA AGGGACAATAATAGGTTTGCCGATGCTTTGGCTACTCTCGCATCGATGGTTGATTTCGGTCCGGGTGAGCAAATACAACCATTCATTATAGATCGGAGAGATCATCCTTCGCATCAAGGCTTCGTCAATGCCCTGACGGTAGATGGTAGGCCTTGGTTTTcccatattgtggattttatcaaAGAGGGGAAGTACCCTGCAGATGCTTCCCAAGGAGATAAAAGGTTCCTGAGGCGttatgccacccaattcataTTACATGAAGATATTTTATACAAGCGATCTTTTGATGGTGTACAACTGGAgtgcgtggatgaagatcaagcacagACAATCTTGGAGGAAGTACATTAG